A section of the bacterium genome encodes:
- the prfA gene encoding peptide chain release factor 1 — MDEITPEIRSHLVVLANRVRELEELLGTNDVLSDPKQLRELSRERRRLQPLVEQYEKLLVLEQQIDEAKEVLASGDNDLRELAEIELAEAEAELPSVWKELKPMLVPPDPDDDREAILEVRAGTGGEEASLFAGELLRMYQRWIEKKRWKWELLSMSEAEQGGVKEAVVAISSEGAYGTLKYESGVHRVQRVPTTEAQGRIHTSAASVAVLPQAEEVDVVIDEKELRIDTYRASGAGGQHVNMTDSAVRITHLPSNIVVTCSDERSQIKNRARAMTILRTRLFDRAVQNKQQKEAAARKEMVSTGDRSAKIRTYNYPQSRITDHRINLTLYNLPEFLGGEIDDMLKALAIADRSERLARMVQHPS, encoded by the coding sequence ATGGACGAAATCACCCCAGAAATCCGGTCGCACCTCGTTGTGCTGGCGAATCGTGTCCGAGAGTTAGAAGAACTACTCGGAACCAACGACGTATTGTCCGATCCCAAGCAATTGCGGGAGCTGTCGCGCGAACGGCGGCGGTTACAGCCGTTGGTCGAGCAATATGAAAAATTGTTGGTACTCGAACAACAAATCGACGAAGCGAAAGAAGTGCTTGCCAGCGGCGACAACGACTTGCGGGAATTGGCAGAAATCGAATTAGCCGAAGCCGAAGCCGAGCTCCCCTCAGTGTGGAAAGAGCTGAAACCGATGCTCGTCCCCCCCGATCCCGACGACGACCGCGAAGCGATTCTCGAAGTCCGTGCCGGCACCGGTGGGGAGGAAGCGTCGTTATTCGCCGGTGAGTTATTGCGGATGTATCAGCGTTGGATCGAAAAGAAACGTTGGAAGTGGGAACTGCTTTCGATGTCGGAAGCGGAACAAGGCGGCGTGAAGGAAGCGGTCGTCGCCATTTCGAGCGAAGGGGCATACGGTACGCTGAAATATGAGTCGGGCGTTCACCGGGTACAGCGTGTTCCCACCACCGAAGCGCAGGGTCGCATCCACACTTCGGCGGCATCGGTCGCAGTTCTGCCGCAAGCGGAAGAGGTCGATGTCGTAATCGATGAAAAGGAATTGCGAATCGATACCTATCGTGCGAGCGGCGCTGGAGGTCAGCATGTGAATATGACCGACTCGGCAGTGCGGATTACTCACTTGCCATCGAATATTGTGGTGACTTGCAGCGATGAGCGTTCGCAAATCAAAAATCGCGCCCGGGCGATGACGATTCTACGTACCCGATTATTCGACCGTGCGGTTCAGAATAAGCAACAGAAGGAAGCGGCAGCGCGGAAAGAGATGGTCTCGACCGGCGACCGTTCTGCGAAAATCCGTACCTACAATTATCCCCAAAGCCGGATTACCGATCATCGTATCAATCTCACGTTGTACAATCTCCCGGAATTTCTCGGCGGTGAAATCGACGATATGCTGAAAGCGCTGGCAATCGCCGACCGTTCGGAGCGGCTTGCCCGGATGGTGCAACACCCGTCGTGA
- a CDS encoding lysophospholipid acyltransferase family protein → MVTLRGRIELGFVKVLESLFRSVSLKRARSIGAGIGALLDLIGIRKTVMLENLRYAYPDAPDSDLQKIASGVYRSFGKTLAEFARLPILNSQNVLELIEWHGFEQVQEALKLGKGIIGVSGHIGNWEWMGAGTSLRGVPMTYVVTTQNNSFIEKRMDELRGNCGIEIVKRKDAAKGVLRALRSNRMVAILCDQDAHKEGVFVPFFGRLASTPRGAMVFALRTDSPVFFTEGVREGERFIVTFEQMDLSNLPTELDAAVEEGMKRITARLEASVRRHPEQWLWLHRRWKTNKENS, encoded by the coding sequence ATGGTTACGCTCCGGGGACGAATTGAATTAGGATTCGTTAAAGTACTCGAATCGCTTTTTCGTTCGGTCTCACTTAAACGTGCGAGAAGTATCGGAGCGGGAATCGGTGCGCTGCTGGACCTGATTGGCATCCGCAAAACGGTGATGCTGGAAAATCTCCGTTATGCGTATCCCGACGCGCCTGATTCCGATTTGCAGAAGATCGCTTCCGGGGTGTATCGTTCGTTCGGAAAAACCTTAGCCGAATTTGCCCGCTTACCCATACTGAATTCACAGAATGTGCTCGAGCTAATCGAATGGCATGGCTTTGAACAGGTGCAGGAAGCGCTCAAACTGGGTAAAGGTATCATCGGCGTTTCCGGTCATATCGGCAATTGGGAGTGGATGGGAGCGGGTACATCACTTCGTGGCGTTCCGATGACGTATGTCGTCACCACGCAAAACAATTCCTTCATCGAAAAACGGATGGATGAATTGCGCGGCAACTGCGGTATCGAAATTGTGAAACGGAAGGATGCCGCGAAAGGGGTATTACGCGCCTTACGGAGTAACCGGATGGTAGCAATTCTCTGCGATCAGGATGCTCACAAAGAAGGGGTCTTTGTTCCATTCTTTGGCAGACTGGCGTCGACACCGCGCGGTGCGATGGTCTTCGCCCTCCGTACCGATTCGCCCGTATTTTTTACGGAAGGGGTACGGGAAGGGGAACGTTTCATTGTCACCTTTGAGCAAATGGATTTATCGAATCTTCCCACTGAGTTGGATGCCGCAGTCGAAGAGGGGATGAAACGGATTACCGCTCGACTAGAAGCCTCCGTCCGCCGCCACCCCGAGCAGTGGCTCTGGCTCCACCGTAGGTGGAAGACAAATAAGGAAAACAGTTAA